TCCGTTGGGAGCATATGGTGCTTGTTACAGAAGATGGTGCAAAAGTATTTTAAAGTTTGTTTTGAGGGAATTATAAATGCGTATTGCGTTTATCAACGCTACAAAGCGTTGGGGTGGTGTAAAAACATGGATGTTAGAATTTGCTAAAATTTTTTCTAAAAAAGGTCATCATGTTTATATTTATGGTCGTCAAGAAGCGTTTATTACAAGTGCACAAAAAGAAGTTGGCCACGGCCAACTAGTTTCATTTGGTTTAGATTTAAATCCTAAATCTATTTTGTATTTTTGGAGAGAGTTTCGATTACATCAAATTGATATTGTTATTGTTAATATAGAAAAAGATCTGTCCACAGCAGGCATTGCTGCAAAGCTTTCTGGTATTCCTGTAATACAACGGATTGGTTTACCACATGATATCCCTTATCGTTTAAAAACACGTCTTATCCATACATTTATTAACCCTTCATTTTTATGTCCATGTGAATATATTGCTTCTGGATTTAAAAAATCACTTTCTTATATACCTCCACAGCAGGTAAAAGTTATAATGAATGGTAGAAAGGCTACAAGTGAATTTTTAAAAGTACATAGTCCTCTTAAGTTTATTTGTACACAACAGTTAGAACCTAATAAGTGTCATTCTGTTTTATTAGAAGCTTTTGCAAGAGTTAAAGGAAGTTTTGAATTTCATATATGGGGCACAGGCTCTGAAGAGAAAACACTTAAGCAGATGGCTTCTGAGCTAGGATTAACTGGCCAAGTTTTTTTCCATGGATTTTCAGATAATATTATTAATAAGCTAGAAAAAGGAGATATTTTTTTGTTAGCTTCTGTTAGTGAGGGATTGCCAAATACTCTTATTGAAGCCATGTCTGTTGGATTATTACCTATTGTAAGATTGGTAGGTGGCGTAGATGAAGTTCTTACACCAGAACTTCGTGATTGGGTTTTACCTTATGAAGCAAGTTCAGAAGATTTTCAAAAGGTTATTTCTATGGCTCTTAGTCTTTCTGTAGATGAATTAACAGGCCTTCGAGAGAGTGCACGTGAAGCATGTAGACGTTTTTTTGATATAGATATACAAGCAACTAAACTTGAAGAGTGGTTTTATGAAGTTGTGAATAGAGAGGTATAGTCTTTTTTGAAGGTCATAGTTATTTATCATGAAAATATTTTTCTGTAATTGGCGGGGATTAGAATCTAATTCATCTAGACTTCGGTCAGTACTCTTTATTTTTTTTAGTTTGTCAATTTTATTATTTCCTCTTGGACAAGCATTAAGAGTTATTCTACCTATTCTTTGTTTACCTATAATTATTTTACTTTACATACAGGATTGGAATAACTCTACACTCCGTATATTACCCTTTCGCTGGCTATTTATTATTTTTATAGCAAGTTTTATAATACAACTAGTTACATCTGAGTGGTTAGCTGCAAGTTGGGCTTCAGTAAAACCAAATTTGTTAAGAGGGATTGTTTTAGCTTTTGTGGGAATGGAAGTTGTCCGTTCAGAGAAAGATTTGCGATGGCTTATTATTATTTTTGCGGTAACATTTTTTTATGAAGGGTTAGATGGTGTATGGCAGGTCTTAACAGGATTTGACTATATAAAGCATACAGCTATTATGTCAGGAAGGTTAACAGGTTCTTTAGGGACATATCGAGTAGGTAATTATATGGCAATAATAGCTCTACCTGCCTTTGGGATCTGGACTCTTCTTCCTATGAAAAATAATAGATTACGTATAGTTGCTGTAGCAGTATTGTTATCTCCAGGTTTATTTCTTTGGTTAGGTTCATTTACCCGTATAGGATATTTAGCCCTTTTAGGGGCTTTATATATTTTGTGGATTTGTATTTGGACAAAATTCTCATTATTAAAAGTTATTGTTCCTCCAATGTTATTGCTAGTAGTATTAAGTATGTTTGGAATTGCAAGATTAAGCTGGGAAACAATGCTTAATGATCCACGAATAGAGTTATGGATAAGAGCTATAGAGGTAGGAAAAGAGCATTTATGGCTTGGAACTGGTAGTAGTACTTTTATATTAGCTCTACAGAAACAGGGTATAATTTTACAGTCTGTCCCCTCTATGGATCTTGGTCATCCTCATAATATCTATATTCAATTTTTTATTGATGGGGGACTTATTGGATTTACTAGCTATATTTTATTTTTTGTTATTATAACTCTTTGGACATTGTTTCATATTCGAAGGGGTGTCCAAAAAGAAATACAAGGTTTATTCCCTGGATGTTATTGGCAGTTACTTTCATTTATTTGGGCTGGTTGGGTTGCATATTTAATTACAGGATTTTGTGGACATGATTTTTATCGAACATGGTGGCTATCTACTGCTGCCACATTGTTAGGAATTCTTATCGGAGGATGTCAGTGGGGCAAAAAAGATAGTAAAAAAGAGTTGGATAGTGTTTCCTTAGTTTGATATTGTGAATTTTATTATGAGCCTTTGTGGATAGAAGGTTTGGTCACATGGCCAGAGCGGATACAACGTGTACATATAGTAATAGTTTTTATTCTTCCATCAGGAAATTGATTACGCATATGTTGAAGATTGGGATTGAAAACTCTTTTAGTTTTAATATTTGAGTGGCTTACATAATTACCAACAAGGGGTTTTTTCCCACATATTTCACACTGTTTTGCCATTAACTTCTCCGTAACTATAAAGGATATTTTTAAGGGCTTTCTTATAACTTTAACATAAAAAAATAGCAAGTTTATTATGGAATATTTTTTAATAGTAATAGTAAGTTCTCTTACCTATAGTAACATATCGCTATTGTTTGTTTATTAGTTTTTTATGTTGAACTATTATTGAGTTGTTATGAAAATAAAGCTACTTCAAAAAATTTGTATCATATTATTCCTTATTAACTATAGTCTAATATCAGGATGTTCTTCAACTAAAATAGTAGTCCCAGAAGGTAATAGTTCTGATTTGTTAGAAAAAACACAGGATATAAAAAGTATAGAGGATCAGGATAGGAACATTTCTGCTCAGGCAGAAGAAGCTTGGAAGAATAACAATATGCTTGAGGCGCAAAGACTTTACAGGATTGTTGTGACACAGTCTAACTTAACAGCTTTTGAACGTAACTCCGCATGGGAAAGGTTAATCAAGTCATCAATTGCTAATAATCATTTCCATATAGCACTAGAATTTTTAACTCAATGGAAGCTTAGTGATCCAACAGCTAATATGCAACCAGTTTGGCAAGATTCATGGGGAATAGCTGTACTAAAATCTTCACGTGTACAAGCAATATCTCATGCACAACAGGTCTGGGAAGATGCTTCTTTACCTATTCCATTACGGGGAATAGCTGGAGGAGTATTGATGATTTTAAGCCCAAAAGAAAATAAAACATTGATAGCAAGTAAACTATCAGAGCTTTATAAGCACTCAGATCATGCAAATTGTATGATGCTAGAACAAAGATTATTTACGTTGCTTAGTAATAGTTCTAGTGAGGAATTGTTAGCACTTGAATTTCTTACAGGGCCTGAGAGAGATTTTATGTATCCTTGGTCAATTATTATTCTTGATGTATTACGTCGAGAGTGGCCTAGTAAAACTAATCGTACTGCAGAGTTGCTGGGGAAAATTAATTACCCAGGCGTATTTTCAGACTCTTCGTTGCTTGCTTCAGCTATTCATGTAGCTGAGCCTAAATCGTTGTTAGTTGATCATACTAATATATTATTTTCACCAGGTTGTTATGCGTTAGTACTTCCAATGAGTGGACCATATAGTTCTATTGGTTGGAATATTGCTAAAGGAGCTAATGCTGCCCAAGAGGAACTTATAAGCGCAGGGGTTGATGTTGAAGTTGTTATTATAAATTCTGAAGCAGTAGGTTGGTTAGAAAAACTAGAACAGTTACCACAGAAGTGTATTATTGTTGGTGGTCCATTACAGGCAGAGATATATGCAGCCATAAGAGAAAAGAATATCCTTTCAAATAAGATATTTTTTACATTTTTGCCTTCAATTGGAGAAGGTGATGAAGGTATAACTGCTTGGCGTTTTTTTTCAAGCCCAGAAGATCAAATTTTAGCTCTTCTTCGTTTTAGTCATGAACTTGATATTACCATGTGTGGAGTATTATATCCCGAAGATGGATATGGTAGAAAAATGACAGAATTATTTGTTAAATTAGCTGAGCAAAGTGGAATATCTGTTATGACAACTGGATACAATCCACATGACACATCTAGTTGGTCAAAATTATTAGCAAACGTTACAAAAACAAGAATGATAGGGAAAGTTCCTGTACCATCTACTCCTTTTCAAGCTGTTTTTCTTCCAGATAGCTGGAAAAATATTGAAGTATTATTGCCATATCTTTTTTTCCAAGGGGAAGATAGGCTTGTTTTAATGGGGACAAACTTGTGGGAGCAAGGTCTTTCTCATGGAGAAAAAAATTTTATAAGGAATATGGATCTTGCTGTATTCCCAGGAAGTTGGAATAAGTCTACACCTAATGCCACAGCTGCCATGCTAATAGAACGATTTACAATGGATAATCAAGAGGAACCTGACTTTTGGGTTGGGCTAGGGTATGACTTTATACGTTTTTCTTCAGCATTAAATATACATGAAGTTAATTGGCAAGCATCTCAGGTAAATAAAAGCATAGAGAAAGCTCAACAAATGGATTGGAGCATAGCTCCTATTTATTGGGAAAATGGGAAAGCTCAACAGAAGTTATTTCTTTTTTATCCAACATCTTCAGGGGGTAAGTTATTAAATACTAATTTATTTAAAAAGCGTCTTGATGCAATTAAAAAACGGCACTTAAAACGTGTTTCGGCTGCTGAAAGGGAGGTGTCTAAATAAGATTATTGTTTCTTAAACTATACTAAGGAATATCTGTCCATATAGGTTGAGTTTCGTCAAGGCTTTCATTTCTTAACTGTCTACATAAAAGTTTTTGTACGGCTTCATGAGGAGATATAACTCCTTCAAGAACATTATATACAGCTTTTGTTATAGGCATATCAACGTTCAGCTTACTGGCAAGAGTATTAACAGCATAAGTTGTTTTGATACCTTCAGCAATCATATTCATTGAGTTTGTTATATTTTTTAAAAGTTCTCCTTTCCCAAGACGTAATCCAACTTGCCTATTTCTAGACAGCTCCCCTGAGCAAGTTAGAAATAAATCTCCAAGCCCTGATAATCCTGAAAATGTAAGTGGTGAAGCTCCAAGAGCTTTCCCCAGGCGAGTTGTCTCTGCAAGACCACGAGTCATTAAGGCTACTCTAGTATTAATACCAAAACCTAGACCATCAGAGACTCCTGCTGCTATTGCAATTACGTTTTTAGTTGCCCCACCAAGTTCTACACCTGTAACATCTGTACTTGAATATGTTCTAAACCATGGAGTAGAGAAAATTTCTCGTAGATGTTCACCCAGTTGTTCATTGCGACATGCAAGGACGACAGCTGTAGGTTTTTCACACATAACTTCTTCTGCAAAAGAAGGTCCTGAAAGTACAGCATAGTGAGAAACACGATGAGCCATTTCATCTAATATCATTTGTTCAACTGTTTTTAATGTTTCTACTTCAATCCCTTTTGCTGTATTCACAAGTATACAATTTTTTGTCAAAAGTGGTTCAAGTTCTTGTAATACAGGCCGTAAAGATTGACAGGGGACAGAAAGAATTACAATTGTTGCTTTTGCTAACACATGAGCGGGTTCTTTAGTAAGAAAGCTAATTTTCCCTGTTACAGCGTGGATTGCAGGGTGAATAGAGAATCCAGGAAGGTATATATTATTCTCATGGTGCATATTGATATAGTCAGCTAACTTTTGACTACGTAATACTAAATGTACTTTATGTCCTCCTGTGGCTAATAGATGAGCTACAGCTGTACCCCAGCTTCCTCCTCCAAGAACGACAATAGATTGTGGGTTAGACATAAAGATCCCCTTGGATATTTACTAACATAAAATAGGTAAAAGGGTTATAAAATGGATAATAAGTAGAATATATAATTATGGACAAATAAATAGACTTCATTTTTATTAATAGTTATTTTTATAGTATAATATATAAATTTTTTGTTTTTTTTTTTCAAGGAAAGTATATTTACCTTATAACCTAAAGAACAATTTTTTATTTATTATATATTTAGATAAGATAACATAAAAAAATAACTAACAATTTAAAATTAGTTATTTTAAATATAGTAGTATATTTTTTGGATATCAGTAATCTGATGGAAGTCAATAAACTTTATGAAAAAAGAACGACAAGAAACTAAAAATGCATAATTTTCATTTTGTTAGTGAATATATTTGTTCTACTATTTGTATTTCTAATAACTTTAGAATCCCTTGACCCTTTATGAGGTGTGAGGTACACACTTGTTATAAGGATAAGACCAATAAAAGATATATATTATATACGTAAGTAGTAGAAACAATTTTTTATTTTTTACTATAGAATTTTACCTTTTTTTTATTTATAATGAGTTTTATTTTACTAATCACAGGGAGACTCGGAAAGAATGACCGGGAAAGGTTGTATCATTGAACTAAAAAACGTCAGCAAAATATTTGAAGATACCTGTGCCCTTGATAATATTAATCTACAGATTGCAAATGGTGAATTTTTAACTTTACTTGGTCCTTCTGGGTGTGGAAAGACTACTATCTTACGTATTATTTCTGGGTTTGAAACCCCAGATGTTGGAGAAATATTAATTGCAGGGGTTAATGTAAGTGGCTTCCCTCCGGAACGAAGACAAGTGAATACAGTCTTTCAGCATTATGCATTATTTCCTCATATGACTGTTCGTGATAATGTAGCATTTGGTTTGCGTATGCAAAAATGTCCTCGTGAAAAAGTGAATGAGTTGGTTTTTGAAGCATTACGAATGGTCCATCTTGAAAATTTTGCTGATAGACGCCCTTCTCAACTTTCTGGAGGACAACAACAACGAGTAGCTATTGCAAGAGCTGTAGTAAATAAACCATTACTTCTTTTACTAGATGAACCTTTTAGTGCTCTTGATCATAAGTTACGACAGATTATGCAGCTTGAAATTAAACATTTGCAACGTAAACTGGGCATTACTTTTGTTTTTGTAACACATGATCAAGAAGAAGCATTTGCTATGTCAGATAGGGTAGTTGTTATGAATCAAGGTAGGATAGAGCAAATTGGTACTCCACAATGTATTTATGAAGAGCCAGTTAATTTGTTTGTAGCTCGGTTTGTGGGAGAGATTAATAATTTGGCGGGAACTATTCTTTCTTGTAATGATGAGGGAATATATGAAGCTGCAATTGCAAATGAAGTTTTTCCATTAAGAACACCACATCGTTTTTCTCCAGGAGAAGCTGTGAATGTATTGTTACGCCCAGAAGATATACGGATATACTTATTAGATGAAGAAGTTTTGAAAGTCCCTCACCTTAGAGGTCGTATTGAAGAAACAGTATATAAAGGCGCAACAGTAGATATTATTATTGCATTAGACGTTGGTGGGACTTTACGTGTTGCTGAATTTTTTAATGAAGATGATGCAGAAATTAGCTATAATGAAGGAGAAAGAGTAGCTGTAACTTGGGTTGATGGTTGGGAAGTGGTATTGCCACATGAAATGGCTTAAAGGTTTTCAACTTGTTGTGATAGCACCAACTGTGATCTGGCTTGGTTTATTTGCTTTATTACCTAATGTTGGTCTTTTAGTTGTTACTTTTTTAACAAGAGGTGACCAAGAATTTGTTATTCCAGTATTAACCTTTTCTAATTATGCTAGACTGTTTGAACCTTCTTTTTTAAAAATTTTATGGGATTCTATTTGGTTAGCTCTTATGAGCACACTTTTTTGTTTATTGGTAGGATACCCATTTGCATATCGAAATGCTCGTTCAAAAGCAAAAATTAAACCATGGTTGCTTCTTCTCATTATTATCCCATTTTGGACTAACTCATTAATCCGTACTTATGCACTTGTTTTGATTCTTAAAGCAAATGGACTATTAAGTACTGTACTTATATGGTTAGGTATTATTAATGAACCTATATCATTTATGTATAGTGACTTTGCTGTTTTTATAGGTATTACTTATACGTTTTTACCATTTATGGTTCTTCCTTTATATACGACTATTGAAAAACTTGATCCACGTTTGTTAGATGCAGCAAAAGATTTGGGAGCAGGGGGATTTCGTGCTTTTTGGCATATAACGTTACCTCTTACCTTACCAGGTATTGTGGCTGGATCAATGTTTGTTTTTTTACCTTCTTTAGGCGCATTTTATATTCCTGAAATTTTAGGTGGCTCAAAAGATATCTTAGTAGGAACGTTTATTAAAAATCAATTTTTTGTAAATCGTGATTGGCCACTAGGTGCAGCCTCTAGTACTATTCTAACAATTTTGCTATTTATTTTACTTATACTTCACCATATTACAACACAGTCTTTCTCTATAAAAAATAGAGCTGAAAATGATCCACGATTTAGGAGGCCTGTCTAATGAAAAGATTAGGTCTTATATGGTTATGGATTGTTTATATCTTTTTATATTTGCCAATAATAGTTGTTATTGGCTACTCATTTAATATTGCTAAGTATACATCTGACTGGAAGGGATTTACATTACAATGGTATAGCCAACTTATGAATAATACTCCGTTGATAGATGCAGGGATTAACTCTTTAAGTGTAGCAGCATTGTCAGCTAGTTTTTCGACTTTTTTAGGTGTTCTTACAGCATTAGCTATAAGAAGGTATAGGTTTCCTGGTCGGAAAATTTTGTATGGTTCTATTTATGTTCTTACAGTATCACCAGATATCGTTATGGGTATATCTTTATTAATCTTTTTTATATTTTTTCATATCCCATTAGGTTTTCTTAGCCTTTTTATTGCTCATACTACTTTAAGCTTACCGTTTGTTGTTCTTACTGTTTTAACTAGATTAATGGAGTTTGATGAACAGCTTGTTGAGGCAGCTCGAGATCTTGGTGCAAATGAGTCTCAAGCCTTTCGCTATGTGATATTACCTCTTATAATGCCAGCTATTGTTGCAGGGTGGTTATTAGCGTTTACTTTATCTATGGATGATGTCTTAATTAGTTTTTTTGTCACTGGACCAACTTTTGAAATTTTACCTTTAAAAATTTATTCTATGGTACGCCTAGGAGTAAAGCCAGAAATCAATGCACTTTCAGCTATTATGTTTTGTATTACAGTCGTTTTTGTTTTTATTGCATGGCTGTTGCTTCCTAAGACTCGTCATACAGGAAACTAATATTATTATAAGGGTATTGGCTTTATTAATCTAGAGTGGGATAGCTATTGTATGATAATGGAGAAATACACTATGAAAAAATACGTTAGCTTAGCTCTAATTTTAGTAATATCTTGTTGTCCTCTTTTTGCTAATGATAAGGACACACTTAATGTGTTTACATGGTCTGAATATATTCCTTCAGATGTACTGGCTGATTTTACAAAAGAAACTGGTATTAAAGTGGTTGTGTCTACATTTGAGTCTAATGAAGCAATGTATGCAAAGCTAAAATTATTAGGTGGTAAAGGGTATGATATTGTTATGCCTTCAAGTTACTTTATAGAAAGATTATATAAAGATAACTTATTAGCACGTCTTGATAAATCAAAAATTATAGGGCTTAATAACCTTGCTCCTGAATCCCTTGGACATTCATTTGACCCCCATAATGACTATTCCATCCCTTATATGTGGGGTGCTTTAGGTTTATTGTTTAACAAAAAAGTTGTTGATCCTACAGTTATAACTAGCTTCAATGATTTAAATCGTCCTGAGTTTAAGGGAAGAGTTTTGCTATCTGACGATATGCGGGATACATTTGGTGTAGCACTTAAAGTAAGAGGGTATTCTGTTAATACGACAAATCCTGATGAAATCAAAGCAGGCTATGAATGGTTACAACAGTTAAAACCAGAAATTCGTGTGTTTGATATTACAGCAACAAAACAGGCATTTATTGGAGAAGAGGTATTAGCTGGTATAAGTTGGAATGGTGATGCATTTATAGCTATGAAAGAGAATCCTAACTTACAGTTTATTTTTCCAAAGGAAGGGTTTATTCTTTGGATTGATAATTTTTCAATTCTTAATCAATCTGAAAATAAAGAAAATGCATATGCATTTATTAATTTTTTACTTCGTCCAGAAATAGCCAAGCGATGTGTAGAAGAGTTTTTTTATACAACTCCTAATATAGCTGGTCGAAAACTTCTTGATCCTATTTATCAAGAAAATCCTATTATCTTTCCAAATGATGGTGTAATGTCAAAAGGAGAATTAATTAGTAATATTGGTAATGCAATTAATATTTATACTTCATATTGGGAAAAGTTAAAAATGAGCCATTGATAATCTATTTATTATAAATTCTTTAACCTAAAAAAGATGACTTCTCTAAGAGAAGTCATCTTTTTTAGGTTAAAGAGTGTTTGCAGCTAGAAGTAATAGTTATATTATTAGTAGATGTTATCTTTTAACTCAATAGGTTAAATAAATATATCACTATTTATTATTAATTATGTTTTTATCTTATATGGCTTCCTAAAATATCATCTTTAGATAAAGCTTTTGGTATTTTTAATTTATCATGTGCCCACTGAGCGGAAATATCCATAATTGGTGAAAGTTTTGGAAGTGCATCTGCATAAATACCTACTTCTACAGCTGCACGTGTATCAAATCTAAATGATGGTAGTAGAGTTGTATCTTCTACTTTGCAGTTTAGAGCAGCCATTGGCATAATTAATTGTTTTGAGATAGTTGAAGAAATTTGTAATGCATCTGTAACCATTAAGTCTCTTCTGACTTCATTATGAACTTTCCCAAGGGCATTTGTACTTGTTTGTCCATCAGCCTGAGTTGTTAATGTTCCTCCAAGGATAGCTTTACTCATTCCTAGTTCACAACGTGTGACAAGTTGCCCAGGAAGATCATGGGATGTATTTGTAGGGGATTGGAAAATGATTTCCATGCCAGAAGGTATAATCCCAGCAGCATCTTTCCCAAGTGTTTGAAGTGCCCTTAGAAGAGCTCTTTTGTCTGAACTACTACTTCCAATATGGTATTTCCCAATTCTAAATGGTAATCCATGTATTTGAACATAGTTGATACTGGCTTCAAGAGCATAAGAGCGTACTAAATATGCCCATGCTACTACGCGAAAGAGTCCAGCTCTTGGTAGCCATCCAGATCTAGATCGATGAGTACGAATAACCCAGCCCAGTGGCCAAAGAGGATCTCCTTCAGGATCTTTATTTCTTAACCGTAAGACATTTTTATTTTGTGGTAACATTTGGAACCAGGATTGAGGTCGATGATGAAATGCTTTTGGGATGTGGATATGACCGTCATATTCCCATTCAATTTCTATTGCACTGAAACCATGACCTATAGCATCTGCCATATCTAGTAGTAAATCTTCTATGGAGTAAATACTATTAAACTGTTCTCTTATAGCATCTGCTATTTTTATAGCAGTAGGATTATCTTTTCTTGCAGGAACTATTTCCCAATCTAATGTTAGTATAGCTCGTTTTCTTTTGGATATTTCAGCAGCAAGGTGTTCACAGCGATCTTCCATGTCAGAAAAGAGTTGATGCTGTTCAGTGATATTTCCTTCATCTGCAGCTTGAAGGATAGATCTAAGGCGGCCAGGGGTCAGACCAAAAGAAATATTTCCCCACTGTTCTAAGGTTAATAAAGATTGTGCAGTGTCTGATGTTGTTGTTTGAAGCATACCTGATACAGTTTCAGGTTTATTTTTTTTATTTTTAATGAATTGGAATAA
The sequence above is drawn from the Lawsonia intracellularis PHE/MN1-00 genome and encodes:
- a CDS encoding DUF935 domain-containing protein yields the protein MKLFQFIKNKKNKPETVSGMLQTTTSDTAQSLLTLEQWGNISFGLTPGRLRSILQAADEGNITEQHQLFSDMEDRCEHLAAEISKRKRAILTLDWEIVPARKDNPTAIKIADAIREQFNSIYSIEDLLLDMADAIGHGFSAIEIEWEYDGHIHIPKAFHHRPQSWFQMLPQNKNVLRLRNKDPEGDPLWPLGWVIRTHRSRSGWLPRAGLFRVVAWAYLVRSYALEASINYVQIHGLPFRIGKYHIGSSSSDKRALLRALQTLGKDAAGIIPSGMEIIFQSPTNTSHDLPGQLVTRCELGMSKAILGGTLTTQADGQTSTNALGKVHNEVRRDLMVTDALQISSTISKQLIMPMAALNCKVEDTTLLPSFRFDTRAAVEVGIYADALPKLSPIMDISAQWAHDKLKIPKALSKDDILGSHIR